From the Euphorbia lathyris chromosome 6, ddEupLath1.1, whole genome shotgun sequence genome, one window contains:
- the LOC136234070 gene encoding protein CTR9 homolog, translating into MMRVVTLIRGRENGKNGNKDKSSKSHYEMEEAEINMMGDHKEVEDEDGNESYREHKNQMDRDDDEEENAQNLREAGLEDYDAEDEAMEHLTLF; encoded by the exons ATGATGAGGGTGGTCACATTGATAAGAGGACGAGAAAATGGAAAGAACGGAAATAAGGATAAGAGCTCAAAGTCACACTATGAGATGGAAGAAGCAGAAATAAACATGATGGGTGATCATAAAGAAGTAGAAGATGAAGATGGCAATGAAAGTTACAGGGAGCATAAAAATCAGATGGATCGTGATGACGATGAGGAAGAAAATGCTCAGAATCTGCGAGAAGCTGGTCTTGAAGATTATGATGCAGAGGATGAAGCT ATGGAACACCTTACACTATTTTAA